The proteins below are encoded in one region of Helianthus annuus cultivar XRQ/B chromosome 2, HanXRQr2.0-SUNRISE, whole genome shotgun sequence:
- the LOC110888570 gene encoding uncharacterized mitochondrial protein AtMg00810-like, with amino-acid sequence MKECGYHQSNADHTLFLKRRNELVTCLIIYVDDMIITGDDIEEIARLKRNLFSKFEMKDLGNIKYFLGIEVLRSKRGIFVYQKKYVLDLLAETGLINCKPADTPMVANHNIHMELNGELADKEWYQRLVGKLIYLTHTRPDIAYVVRVVSQFMHQP; translated from the coding sequence ATGAAAGAGTGTGGGTATCACCAAAGTAACGCTGATCATACTCTGTTCCTCAAGAGAAGAAACGAACTTGTAACTTGTTTGATCATATATGTAGATGACATGATTATTACCGGAGACGATATAGAAGAAATAGCACGGCTGAAAAGGAATCTGTTTtcaaagtttgaaatgaaagaccttggGAATATCAAATATTTCCTCGGGATAGAAGTTCTTAGGTCTAAACGGGGGATTTTCGTCTACCAAAAGAAGTATGTCCTTGATCTCCTAGCAGAAACTGGGTTGATTAATTGTAAACCAGCAGATACTCCAATGGTGGCGAACCACAACATTCACATGGAACTCAATGGAGAACTTGCAGACAAAGAATGGTATCAACGGCTCGTGGGCAAGTTAATTTATCTCACTCACACTCGCCCCGATATAGCTTATGTTGTTAGAGTGGTGAGTCAGTTCATGCATCAACCATAA